A genomic window from Balneola vulgaris DSM 17893 includes:
- a CDS encoding Glu/Leu/Phe/Val family dehydrogenase — MTEAPSSTPKTEKEANPNFPVFNALQSYEHEQIVVCSDPESGLRAIIAIHDTTLGPALGGTRMWNYETEEAALRDVLRLSRGMTYKAAISGLNLGGGKAVIIGDPHTQKTETLFRAFGRFVDGLGGRYITAEDVGMHEQDMEWVYSETKYVTGIPKSLGGSGNPSPVTAHGVYMGAKACAKKAYGSDSLEGKKIALQGAGNVASYFARYAAKEGAEIYITDIYEDKAKALAEEVNGKLVSPDEIYGLDVDIYTPCALGGVINDDTIDQFKCDIIAGGANNVLDIEDRHGKMLLDKGIIYAPDYVINAGGLINVAGELEGYNETRCMEKASKIYDTILDILNYSEDEGIPTHQASNILAERRIAQVGKTHKIYSSKGHFSGRLGEMYMTNRR, encoded by the coding sequence ATGACTGAAGCACCATCAAGCACACCAAAAACGGAAAAAGAAGCAAACCCGAATTTTCCTGTATTTAACGCTCTGCAATCTTATGAGCATGAGCAAATCGTAGTTTGTTCTGATCCGGAATCAGGCTTACGCGCTATTATCGCTATTCACGACACTACTCTTGGCCCAGCATTGGGTGGTACTCGTATGTGGAATTACGAAACCGAAGAAGCTGCCCTTCGTGATGTTCTTCGCCTTTCAAGAGGAATGACTTATAAAGCCGCTATTTCTGGTTTAAACCTTGGTGGTGGAAAAGCTGTTATTATTGGCGACCCACATACTCAGAAAACAGAAACTTTATTCCGTGCATTTGGGCGTTTTGTTGATGGCTTAGGAGGTCGTTACATCACTGCTGAAGATGTTGGAATGCACGAGCAAGACATGGAGTGGGTATACTCTGAAACGAAGTATGTAACGGGTATCCCTAAGTCGTTAGGTGGAAGTGGTAACCCTTCGCCTGTAACGGCACACGGTGTTTACATGGGTGCGAAGGCTTGTGCCAAAAAAGCGTATGGCAGCGATTCATTAGAAGGTAAAAAAATCGCTCTTCAAGGAGCTGGAAACGTAGCTAGCTACTTTGCTCGTTACGCGGCTAAAGAAGGTGCTGAGATTTACATCACCGATATCTACGAAGACAAAGCCAAAGCTCTAGCTGAAGAAGTAAACGGTAAGTTGGTGAGCCCAGACGAAATCTACGGCTTAGATGTAGACATCTACACACCATGTGCATTAGGTGGAGTGATCAACGACGACACCATCGATCAATTCAAGTGCGACATCATCGCTGGTGGGGCAAACAACGTGCTTGATATCGAAGACCGCCATGGTAAAATGCTCCTCGACAAAGGCATCATCTACGCTCCTGATTATGTAATCAATGCAGGTGGGCTAATCAATGTAGCGGGCGAGCTAGAAGGCTACAACGAAACACGTTGCATGGAGAAAGCGAGCAAGATCTATGATACAATCTTAGACATCTTGAACTACTCTGAAGATGAAGGCATCCCAACGCATCAGGCTTCTAACATCCTAGCAGAGCGTCGTATTGCTCAAGTTGGCAAAACACATAAAATCTATTCTTCAAAAGGTCACTTCTCGGGTCGCCTTGGAGAAATGTACATGACTAACCGTCGTTAA